ACGGCGAAACCGAAATAGATCCGGGTTCCGACCTTGAACCGCCCTGCCAGCCCGCTTTCCTGCATGATCAAACCTCTTTTTCACCACCACGGTCACAATGGGCCGGGACGGCTGTCCACCGAAATGATGATAACCGTGCGCATAATCGGCTTAGATGGTTATCAAAAGGTTTCCATGTTGACGAGAGGAAAAGGGATGGCAATTGCGGCGTGTATAAGTGCGCAACAATATTGAAAGCCCTGCCGGCCCGCGCATTTTTGTGCGGTTTTAACAAAAACGTCCTTGGGAATTGGAAATGGGCGCCAAGAAAGTCGTCCGCTGAATTTCAGTCGAATCGGCAGGGGTTTTCTTGGGCTCGCAAAGGTAATTCGGTATAAAGGTATAACTAATTTCGTAGAGCCAGAACATTTCACTTGATCCGGTGCGGGGGGTATGCCACAAATATGTGATACAAATAATTTTTCCCATAGTGGCCACGCAAAAAGGTTGCGGGTGCAATGAGCGAACTTATTGTTCGAAAACGCGGCAGACGTGGTTCACCGGAGTCCTGGTCCGTCGATGCCCATGTCGGCCAGCGTGTGCGGATGCGCCGCACTTTGCTGGGCATGAGCCAGGAGCGACTTGGTGAAGCCATCGGGCTGACGTTTCAGCAGGTCCAGAAATACGAGCGGGGCTCGAACCGCATCTCCGCCGGCACCCTGTTCCGGCTGGGGCAGGTTCTGGAGGTTCCGGTCAGTTTTTTCTTCGATGACTACGACGACGGCCAGCCGCACCCCGGGCAGTCGTCCACCGCGGTGAACGCCGATGGCAGCATCATCAGCCGGCGGGAGGCCCGCCTTCTGCGCCTGTGGCGTGCCGCCCCCGGCGGCGTTGCCGATGAAGTGCTGGCGCTGTTGTCGTCCCTGTCCCCCCACCTGCGCGATCCCGTGGAAGAGGGAGAGGCGGTGTCTTCCAGCGCCGGAGACGGCGAAGCGGCCGAAGACGCCAAGCCGGCGGCCCGCCGTGCCGAAAAGACGGAAGGCCGCGCCACCCGCAGCAGCGATGGCGAAGGAGGGGGCAAGCAGCGCAAACCCCGCCGCCGGCACGGTGCCGTGTGGGATCCCACCGATATCTACCGTTCGGCCAAGAGCTGACCGCCGGTGATGGGCGGGCGTCACGGGTCGGTATGGCCCGTTGACGGATGGGACAGGAACAAAAAATTACGGTTGATCCGGTGCCGCCGCCGGCGGTGTGGGGTCAGCAGCAGACGGGAATCGACGCAGCGCCCCGTCAGCCCTTCGTCCGACAGGCGCGCCGCGGTATCCCGGCCATAGATCCGGTAATGATAGGGGTGGCCGTACGCCTCCAGCCGTTTGGACGGGGTGTCCATGGCGGGATCTTCCTGCGTCGGCTGCCGCGGATCATAGGGAAACAGCAGAACCGCCCACCCGGATGGTTTCAGAACCCGCGCGATTTCCCGCAAGGCCCGGCGGTCGTCGGGTACGTGTTCCAGCACATGGCTGGACAGCACCACATCGAACGAACCGGCCGGAAACGGCAGATCCGTCAGATCGGCGTTCACGTCGGCCAGCGGCGAGAAACGGTCCAGGCTGACATAACCGCGCCCATGCAGCCCCCGCAACCGCGGCTCCAGGCACTCTTCGGGGGCCGTGTGCAGCACCCGCAGGCGGCGGCGGAAGAACGGCGTGCGCTCCCGCAGATACAGCCATAGGAAACGGTGCCGTTCCAGTGATCCGCAATGGGGGCATTGGGCGTTGCGCCGTCCGCCCAGCCCGAAGGTCAGGAAACGGGCGGCGGACCCGTTGCAGATAGGGCAGAGCAGCGGCCCCGCCGGCACGCGCCCGGTGCGCTTGCGGTGATAGAGTGCCGGACGGCGGTACACCGCCGCCTCGTCCAGCCCATGGGCGGTGATGGCGGGAATCAGGCGGGACAGGCCATGAAGCATGGGATCAGAACAACTCGATATCGCCGTCGATGCGGGTTTTGCGCAACCGCTCCATGAAGGAGGATTCGCTGCGGGTGATGTCGCGGATGGCATCGCCCCCGACGAGCCGGCGTTGGCTGCGCCCCGTGGCGGGATAGAACCGGATGGAGCGGGCCTGCGTTCCCCCCACATCCCAGCTGATGGTGGGGATTCCTTCGGTCGCCAGATATTCCATGGCGAAGTCGATGTTGCGCTGACCGATGGAGTTGCGGGTGCCGGTGACCCCGGCCCCGCCGAACACCTTGGCCCGCAGCCGGTCGCGCCGCCCGGTGATGGACAGCATGCGGTTGATGAGCTGTTCCATCGCCGCGCTGCCGTAACGGGCCGACGCCGACAGGGTGTCGCTGCCGCCGTCGGGCAGCAGGAAATGGTTCATGCCGCCCACGCCGGCCACCGGATCGAACAGACAAGTGGCGATGCACGATCCCAGCGTGGTGGTGATGATGACGTTGGGATCGCTGCTGACGCAGCAACCGCCCACCACGATGCTGACGATTTCGGCATCCAGCCGGTGGTCGCGGTACCGGCGGTGCCCGTCGTCGGGGGCGGCGGCGCCATGGGGCCCTGTGCCGCCCAGGCCACGGGGCGGGTGTTGCGTGGGGGCGGTCATGCGCCTGGGAACGGTGGGTGGGCTTGGCAAACGCGGACCCTGTTCATGAGGCGGCGGGACGGCGGGGCGATGAAACGAACCGAAACCACCCCTGGACGAAAAGTTTAAGGGATTTTACGTGTTTCCTCAAGCGGTGCTTCGGGGCCGTCCACCCAGTGGGCCAGCAGCGCCGCCTGCAGCATCCGCGCCCGGTCCAGCCACGCGCGGGCCTCGGGCGGCATGGCGGGAACGTCGCGCCCGGCGGTGCGGTCCATGGCCTGGCGCTGCCCCTCGTCGGCGATGAACAGGACAAAACCCAGCCGCTGCCCGCCGGCCGTGGACAGCACCCCGGCCAGCCCCTTCACATAGGCCATGGTGCCCGATTTGGCCCTGGCGCCGGGGGTGGGCTTGCCCTCGTCCTCACCGGGCAGCAGGGGGTAGAAGGGCTCGCCCCCGATCCGCAGGATGGCGGCCATCTGCCGTGGCGTCACCCGTGACCGCACCGTCA
This DNA window, taken from Azospirillum fermentarium, encodes the following:
- a CDS encoding methyltransferase domain-containing protein, which translates into the protein MLHGLSRLIPAITAHGLDEAAVYRRPALYHRKRTGRVPAGPLLCPICNGSAARFLTFGLGGRRNAQCPHCGSLERHRFLWLYLRERTPFFRRRLRVLHTAPEECLEPRLRGLHGRGYVSLDRFSPLADVNADLTDLPFPAGSFDVVLSSHVLEHVPDDRRALREIARVLKPSGWAVLLFPYDPRQPTQEDPAMDTPSKRLEAYGHPYHYRIYGRDTAARLSDEGLTGRCVDSRLLLTPHRRRRHRINRNFLFLSHPSTGHTDP
- a CDS encoding chemotaxis protein, whose translation is MTAPTQHPPRGLGGTGPHGAAAPDDGHRRYRDHRLDAEIVSIVVGGCCVSSDPNVIITTTLGSCIATCLFDPVAGVGGMNHFLLPDGGSDTLSASARYGSAAMEQLINRMLSITGRRDRLRAKVFGGAGVTGTRNSIGQRNIDFAMEYLATEGIPTISWDVGGTQARSIRFYPATGRSQRRLVGGDAIRDITRSESSFMERLRKTRIDGDIELF
- a CDS encoding helix-turn-helix domain-containing protein yields the protein MRRTLLGMSQERLGEAIGLTFQQVQKYERGSNRISAGTLFRLGQVLEVPVSFFFDDYDDGQPHPGQSSTAVNADGSIISRREARLLRLWRAAPGGVADEVLALLSSLSPHLRDPVEEGEAVSSSAGDGEAAEDAKPAARRAEKTEGRATRSSDGEGGGKQRKPRRRHGAVWDPTDIYRSAKS